One part of the Phoenix dactylifera cultivar Barhee BC4 chromosome 4, palm_55x_up_171113_PBpolish2nd_filt_p, whole genome shotgun sequence genome encodes these proteins:
- the LOC103697451 gene encoding uncharacterized protein LOC103697451 isoform X3, which produces MATFASPPRRFSYLSSASPSPPPPPLPSTFLSSSLLLPGHLAKPDGLRFFSSSKPVTAPPRPLSHPAAFFYGEERPLDTQTLLVTATVLAAVSLSLVLGLKGDPVPCERCAGNDPCINVVRMIFFNFDHHLSADNTMRWHKVCLLQQW; this is translated from the exons ATGGCGACTTTCGCTTCTCCGCCGCGCCGCTTCTCCTATTTATCCTCCGCttctccgtctcctcctcctcctcctcttccttccaccttcctctcctcttctttgctTCTCCCGGGGCACCTCGCCAAACCGGACGGCTTAcggttcttctcctcctccaaacCGGTGACCGCACCCCCGAGACCCCTCTCCCACCCCGCCGCATTCTTCTACGGAGAAGAGAGGCCTTTAGACACCCAGACGCTTCTCGTCACCGCCACTGTCCTCGCCGCCGTCTCCCTGTCCCTCGTTCTTGGTCTCAAG GGGGATCCGGTGCCCTGCGAGAGGTGTGCTGGCAACG ATCCCTGCATCAATGTGGTACGTATGATCTTTTTCAACTTCGATCACCATTTATCAGCAGATAACACAATGAG GTGGCACAAAGTGTGTCTTTTGCAACAATGGTAA
- the LOC103697451 gene encoding uncharacterized protein LOC103697451 isoform X4, whose translation MATFASPPRRFSYLSSASPSPPPPPLPSTFLSSSLLLPGHLAKPDGLRFFSSSKPVTAPPRPLSHPAAFFYGEERPLDTQTLLVTATVLAAVSLSLVLGLKGDPVPCERCAGNDPCINVVAQSVSFATMVK comes from the exons ATGGCGACTTTCGCTTCTCCGCCGCGCCGCTTCTCCTATTTATCCTCCGCttctccgtctcctcctcctcctcctcttccttccaccttcctctcctcttctttgctTCTCCCGGGGCACCTCGCCAAACCGGACGGCTTAcggttcttctcctcctccaaacCGGTGACCGCACCCCCGAGACCCCTCTCCCACCCCGCCGCATTCTTCTACGGAGAAGAGAGGCCTTTAGACACCCAGACGCTTCTCGTCACCGCCACTGTCCTCGCCGCCGTCTCCCTGTCCCTCGTTCTTGGTCTCAAG GGGGATCCGGTGCCCTGCGAGAGGTGTGCTGGCAACG ATCCCTGCATCAATGTG GTGGCACAAAGTGTGTCTTTTGCAACAATGGTAAAATGA